The genomic segment ACTGTCAAGTTGAAACTTGGAGATGTCCTCTTCGATGTAAGTCATTTTGTCTCATCATTATTACCTTTTGGCAGAGTAATCATGCTTCTTTCACCATGTATTCATCTCTTCAACTCTCGGTCCTATACATATATGCAGGTCTCTCCAGGTCCAAATGCAAAATTTCATAACGATGTGGCAGCAATTAACACCAAAGGGAGGCACTGCTGTCGCATTGCTTCTTCAGCGAAGCTTGTGACCGTTACTCCCGATGTTGAGTCTCTTTTGAACACTGCTTCGGACATGGAAACACACAAGTACAAGTGAAGGTCGTTCTGGACGGTCCTGTTCATAAAAGGATGTGAAAAGCGTAGAATTGACCACTTAGATTCTGTAGCTACAAACT from the Camelina sativa cultivar DH55 chromosome 12, Cs, whole genome shotgun sequence genome contains:
- the LOC104730921 gene encoding uncharacterized protein LOC104730921, with product MFFFKFPDSLPVVKQSTRTNTKRSISSASSSTRSNPFEGLPEGFMGKMLVYKSGTVKLKLGDVLFDVSPGPNAKFHNDVAAINTKGRHCCRIASSAKLVTVTPDVESLLNTASDMETHKYK